One genomic window of Haloferax mediterranei ATCC 33500 includes the following:
- a CDS encoding PH domain-containing protein, translating into MNRLHPRIRLLWVARAVVFALIAGGATGAAVLFAPISIPTLAPVAVGGVVLVVGIIYALARYRAWGYEVRDDSLYLQRGVLTKVNTVVPFVRVQHVDSTRRPIERLVGLASTIVYTAGSRGADVAIPGLTPDGAEDLQDRLKRLAIRAEGDDAV; encoded by the coding sequence GTGAACCGCCTCCACCCTCGTATCCGTCTTCTCTGGGTTGCCCGAGCGGTCGTATTCGCACTCATCGCTGGCGGTGCAACAGGTGCTGCCGTGCTGTTCGCCCCTATCTCGATACCTACGCTCGCGCCGGTCGCAGTCGGCGGGGTGGTGCTCGTCGTAGGCATCATCTACGCGCTTGCTCGCTACCGCGCGTGGGGGTACGAAGTCCGCGATGACTCGCTGTATCTCCAGCGCGGCGTGCTCACCAAGGTCAACACCGTCGTCCCGTTCGTCCGTGTCCAACACGTCGATTCGACACGGAGACCAATCGAACGACTCGTCGGGTTGGCATCGACCATCGTCTACACCGCCGGGTCACGTGGGGCCGACGTTGCGATTCCCGGGTTGACGCCGGACGGCGCGGAAGACCTTCAGGACCGACTGAAACGCCTCGCAATCCGCGCCGAAGGCGACGACGCGGTATGA
- a CDS encoding DUF7260 family protein — MAVSLNRLDAARRNLREERRRCVDEREAFRAFQKDVSGLKATAPTPRTPPAIGHRQTTDSALTRVRRAYERTVMSVPHYDVEYGDSFEDSVSAEFGPDVATAFQSASVFSPALRHTVVSAAAAAVDERTEFVRVVDEESESIESMRDEIAAIVGRLSDLDDALHSTCGFDELLTLYSEISDFQDRLSTLVEQRQKTITNHRRALSSWVPDVTEFFYEDLPTRYPVLATLADVGGELDTVTRRVERQLASAP; from the coding sequence GTGGCGGTGAGTCTCAACCGACTCGACGCCGCCAGACGGAATCTCCGCGAGGAACGTCGAAGATGCGTGGACGAACGCGAGGCGTTTCGTGCCTTCCAAAAAGACGTAAGCGGACTGAAGGCGACCGCACCGACGCCGAGAACCCCGCCCGCTATCGGACACCGACAGACGACGGACAGTGCACTCACTCGTGTCCGGCGGGCCTACGAACGCACCGTGATGTCCGTGCCGCATTACGACGTCGAGTACGGCGACTCGTTCGAAGACAGCGTCTCCGCCGAGTTCGGCCCCGACGTGGCCACCGCGTTTCAGTCTGCGAGTGTCTTCTCACCCGCACTCCGGCACACCGTTGTCTCGGCAGCCGCGGCTGCAGTCGACGAGCGCACTGAGTTCGTCCGGGTCGTCGACGAAGAATCGGAGTCTATCGAGTCGATGCGCGACGAGATTGCCGCGATTGTCGGGCGACTCTCCGACCTCGACGATGCGCTGCATTCTACGTGTGGCTTCGACGAGTTGCTGACGCTGTACAGCGAAATATCTGACTTCCAGGACCGACTTTCGACGCTCGTCGAGCAGCGACAGAAAACGATAACGAACCATCGGCGGGCGCTTTCTTCGTGGGTTCCCGACGTAACCGAATTCTTTTACGAGGATTTGCCGACTCGGTATCCCGTCTTGGCGACGCTCGCGGATGTCGGTGGGGAACTGGACACCGTCACACGCCGAGTCGAGAGACAACTGGCTTCGGCACCGTAA
- a CDS encoding metallophosphoesterase family protein — protein sequence MKTARPNSPGPVLARLARPVSRTPTRIAVVADPHVTPTGSGTWKVYHRTENRLRTAVSTISDLDVDATVLLGDLTRDGRPGEYDVVDEILGGLPNSWVSVPGNHDVPKYWDDYEAPTAGQFAARYATGELPFVHRVGGVDVIGLDSATGGPDIDLSDSHEGVIPDSNLHWLDEHLADATTPLVVLHHNLFHPRQHTGQFPDGDFYQLRNADELTEVLARHSVPLVFSGHIHWPATAVRDGVREITAPATCSFPQSFLLVELDRKGTTIRLVPLAGPKGMAEAYTLASSGSAHGQGIVAHADRSVLSTFPLVDERTLSSQSVGADVPGAVRWR from the coding sequence ATGAAGACCGCTCGTCCCAACTCCCCGGGCCCAGTACTCGCTCGTCTCGCACGGCCCGTCTCGCGGACGCCGACCCGGATTGCCGTCGTTGCCGACCCGCACGTGACGCCGACGGGGTCCGGAACGTGGAAAGTGTACCACCGTACCGAGAATCGACTCCGAACCGCCGTGTCGACTATCTCTGACCTCGACGTGGACGCGACGGTCCTCCTCGGCGACCTGACTCGGGACGGCCGTCCCGGCGAGTACGACGTTGTCGACGAAATCCTCGGCGGCCTCCCGAACTCGTGGGTTTCCGTCCCTGGAAACCACGACGTGCCGAAGTACTGGGACGACTACGAGGCCCCCACGGCCGGCCAGTTCGCCGCCCGATACGCGACCGGAGAACTACCGTTCGTCCACCGTGTGGGCGGTGTCGACGTTATCGGTCTCGACTCGGCCACCGGCGGTCCCGACATCGACCTCTCTGACTCTCACGAAGGAGTTATTCCGGACTCGAATCTCCACTGGTTGGACGAACACCTCGCTGACGCGACGACACCGCTCGTCGTCCTCCACCACAACCTGTTTCACCCACGCCAACACACCGGTCAGTTCCCCGACGGTGACTTCTACCAACTCCGAAACGCGGACGAACTGACCGAAGTGCTCGCCCGTCACTCGGTTCCGCTCGTCTTCTCCGGCCACATCCACTGGCCCGCAACTGCGGTCCGCGATGGCGTCCGCGAGATTACCGCACCTGCAACGTGTTCGTTCCCGCAGTCGTTCTTGCTGGTCGAACTCGACCGCAAGGGAACAACGATTCGACTCGTCCCCCTTGCCGGCCCAAAGGGAATGGCCGAAGCCTACACGCTTGCCTCCAGTGGGAGCGCACACGGACAGGGAATCGTCGCACACGCCGACCGCAGCGTCCTGTCGACGTTCCCGCTCGTCGACGAACGAACGCTGTCCAGTCAGTCGGTCGGCGCGGACGTTCCGGGGGCGGTTCGGTGGCGGTGA
- a CDS encoding S9 family peptidase translates to MSKNVPFEALNDLSLPTDVTVSPDGDRIAFTVVESAPDEDERPTSLYVVPTDGSREPHRLTRLPGASSPKWSPDGNRLAFIATREKDVERRVGRQDDEDAEDEADADGDETVDKDRDDGDESDETDAGSNNDEPKSQVWCFDLELGGDPTQHTDFDEGVSEFDWSPDGDRLVVSARDPTEEEQEYLEQRKDGGPIETERLQHKINGVGWTDTVTTYLFVVDIETGETNRLDEAAAAGAFADQGGLQPAWGPNDRIAYVTSDADNPDDTLVQDVFVTDPDGSNIEKVTTGDSALGAPKWSPDGTRIAFVGDDPENFYLPREIYVADLGSDEIRSVSASLDRTVTWNSQPQWASDDELYTLIADEGKSRVVRLDPYADDPERVFDVQGDYRGFQLLSIAGGHAGVRVSDPNDGWDIYGLSLDDIDATDETEAESFVRLSALNTEVTDEYEMPQTKRVTFESDGWEVEGIVYAPADFDFDNPDPLPTVVAIHGGPMAYDEPEFRFEHPVFTSRGYLVFRPNYRGGTSYGREFADELHGQWGTVEVDDIVAGVESLADRGWTDPDRVFGYGFSYGGIAQGFLVTQTDLLTAAVPEHGIYDQRSAYGTDDNRLWKEYEHGRPWEDPDSLDAASSITDADNIDTPLLVMAGGQDWRCPPTQSEQLYVAAKAQGVDAKLVVYPDEHHAVTKPERATHRLEQILDWYERHDPAVETDE, encoded by the coding sequence ATGTCAAAGAACGTTCCATTTGAGGCATTAAACGACCTCTCGCTTCCAACGGACGTTACGGTCTCACCGGACGGTGACCGGATTGCGTTCACCGTCGTGGAGTCAGCCCCCGACGAGGACGAACGCCCGACGTCGCTCTACGTGGTTCCCACGGACGGTTCTCGTGAACCGCATCGGCTTACGCGTCTGCCGGGCGCGTCCTCGCCGAAGTGGTCGCCCGACGGGAACCGACTCGCGTTCATCGCCACTCGTGAGAAAGACGTAGAACGCCGAGTCGGGCGGCAAGACGACGAGGACGCGGAAGACGAGGCAGATGCAGACGGGGACGAAACAGTGGATAAAGACCGCGACGACGGTGACGAGTCCGACGAGACGGACGCCGGGTCGAACAACGACGAACCGAAGTCGCAGGTGTGGTGTTTCGACCTCGAACTCGGCGGCGACCCGACGCAGCACACCGACTTCGACGAGGGCGTCTCGGAGTTCGACTGGTCGCCCGACGGCGACCGTCTCGTCGTCTCAGCACGCGACCCGACCGAAGAAGAACAGGAGTATCTCGAACAGCGCAAGGACGGCGGGCCAATCGAAACCGAACGCCTCCAGCACAAGATAAACGGTGTCGGGTGGACCGATACGGTGACGACCTATCTGTTCGTGGTCGACATCGAAACCGGCGAGACGAATCGGTTGGATGAGGCGGCGGCGGCGGGTGCGTTCGCCGACCAGGGCGGTCTCCAGCCCGCGTGGGGGCCGAACGACCGCATCGCGTACGTCACGTCGGACGCCGACAACCCCGACGACACGTTGGTACAGGACGTGTTCGTCACCGACCCCGATGGCTCGAACATCGAGAAGGTGACGACAGGAGACAGCGCGCTTGGGGCACCGAAATGGAGTCCGGACGGGACGCGAATCGCCTTCGTGGGCGACGACCCGGAGAACTTCTACCTTCCTCGGGAGATTTACGTCGCCGACCTCGGTTCCGACGAGATTCGGTCGGTCTCGGCCTCACTTGACCGAACGGTCACGTGGAATTCGCAACCGCAGTGGGCGTCGGACGACGAACTGTACACTCTCATCGCCGACGAGGGGAAGTCCAGAGTCGTCCGCCTCGACCCGTATGCGGACGACCCCGAGCGGGTGTTCGACGTGCAGGGCGACTATCGCGGGTTTCAGCTACTCAGCATCGCCGGCGGTCACGCGGGAGTCCGCGTTTCGGACCCGAACGACGGGTGGGACATCTACGGCCTCTCGCTCGACGATATCGACGCGACCGACGAGACGGAAGCCGAGTCGTTCGTCCGACTCTCCGCGCTGAACACCGAGGTCACGGACGAGTACGAGATGCCGCAGACGAAACGCGTGACCTTCGAGAGCGATGGCTGGGAAGTCGAAGGAATCGTCTACGCGCCCGCCGACTTCGACTTCGACAACCCCGACCCGCTTCCGACCGTCGTTGCCATCCACGGCGGTCCGATGGCCTACGACGAACCGGAGTTCCGATTCGAACACCCCGTCTTCACGTCGCGCGGTTATCTGGTCTTCCGGCCGAACTACCGAGGTGGGACCTCGTACGGACGGGAGTTTGCCGATGAACTCCACGGTCAGTGGGGAACGGTCGAAGTCGACGACATCGTCGCGGGCGTCGAATCGCTCGCCGACCGCGGGTGGACCGACCCCGACCGCGTCTTCGGCTACGGCTTTTCCTACGGCGGAATCGCACAAGGGTTCCTCGTGACACAGACCGACCTCTTGACCGCCGCCGTCCCCGAACACGGCATCTACGACCAGCGGTCGGCGTACGGGACCGACGACAACCGCCTCTGGAAGGAATACGAGCACGGCCGTCCGTGGGAGGACCCGGACAGCCTCGATGCCGCCTCGTCTATCACCGACGCCGACAATATCGACACGCCGCTTCTCGTCATGGCCGGCGGTCAAGACTGGCGGTGTCCGCCAACCCAGTCGGAACAACTCTACGTCGCCGCCAAGGCGCAGGGCGTCGATGCCAAACTCGTGGTCTACCCCGATGAACACCACGCCGTCACGAAACCCGAGCGGGCGACCCATCGCCTCGAGCAGATTCTCGACTGGTACGAGCGCCACGACCCGGCCGTGGAGACCGACGAGTGA
- a CDS encoding YqjF family protein, with the protein MDLLSMRWRHTLFAHWPVDPEVVQAHLPDKLSVATYDGTAWLGVVSFDMVDIRPRRSPIGLAFPEVNLRTYVEPSDGGERGVYFFTLEAADRLGVSMARLGYRLPYHYATISVTEQDGAVTFQSYRPPTQESPGAQFDATYRPTGEQSSAEPGSLTEFLVENYRFYTDDWPVVIGDIDHDPWPIQDVDAEIRENTMFEACGFDHPDGDPLVHYAGDLEVTAESPKMLR; encoded by the coding sequence ATGGACCTCCTCTCGATGCGCTGGCGACACACGCTATTCGCACACTGGCCCGTAGACCCGGAGGTCGTACAGGCGCATCTCCCGGACAAACTCTCCGTGGCGACCTACGACGGAACGGCGTGGTTGGGTGTCGTCTCGTTCGATATGGTGGACATTCGTCCGCGAAGGTCACCCATCGGTCTGGCGTTTCCAGAGGTGAATCTCCGAACCTACGTCGAACCTTCTGACGGGGGCGAGAGAGGCGTCTACTTCTTCACACTTGAGGCCGCGGACCGTCTCGGCGTGTCGATGGCGAGATTAGGCTATCGGCTGCCCTACCACTACGCGACGATATCCGTCACAGAACAGGATGGAGCGGTCACGTTCCAGAGCTATCGTCCCCCGACGCAGGAGTCACCGGGGGCACAGTTCGATGCAACGTACCGTCCAACCGGCGAGCAGAGTAGCGCCGAGCCGGGGTCGCTCACGGAGTTCCTCGTCGAGAACTATCGGTTCTACACTGACGACTGGCCCGTCGTTATCGGCGACATCGACCACGACCCGTGGCCGATACAGGACGTGGACGCCGAGATACGGGAAAACACGATGTTCGAAGCCTGCGGGTTCGACCACCCCGATGGCGACCCGCTCGTCCACTACGCTGGTGACCTCGAAGTTACGGCGGAGTCACCGAAGATGCTCCGCTGA
- a CDS encoding aldo/keto reductase, with protein sequence MGLDNASGTFDIGGELTVHRLGFGAMRITGADIIGEPDDVENAKKVLHEAVVHGINLIDTADSYGPAVSERLIGEALAPYPDDLVIATKGGFLRNTSGDWIPRADPDYLRNAVLGSLDRLRVDTIDLYQLHQPDPNPDVPFEESVHALAELQDEGQIRHVGLSNITVGQLDEARDIVDIATVQNRYNVGDRESEAVLDACDDYDIGFIPYFPLGAGDLGDKADDVATVATKHEATPQQIAIAWLLHRSDVMLPIPGTSSVAHLRENIAASHIGLDDEDMARLDE encoded by the coding sequence ATGGGTCTCGACAACGCGAGCGGCACCTTCGATATCGGCGGCGAACTGACGGTTCATCGACTCGGGTTTGGCGCGATGCGCATTACTGGAGCGGACATCATCGGCGAACCCGACGACGTGGAGAACGCGAAAAAGGTCCTCCACGAGGCCGTCGTCCACGGCATCAACCTTATCGACACGGCCGACTCCTACGGCCCCGCAGTCTCCGAGCGACTCATCGGCGAAGCGCTCGCACCCTATCCCGACGACCTCGTGATAGCGACGAAAGGCGGGTTCCTTCGCAACACCAGCGGCGACTGGATACCGAGAGCCGACCCAGACTATCTTCGAAACGCGGTTCTCGGCAGCCTCGACCGACTCCGCGTCGACACCATCGACCTCTATCAACTTCACCAGCCGGACCCGAACCCGGACGTTCCCTTCGAAGAGTCCGTCCACGCCCTCGCGGAGTTGCAAGACGAAGGCCAGATTCGACACGTCGGTCTTTCGAACATCACCGTCGGACAACTCGACGAGGCGCGCGACATCGTCGATATCGCAACCGTTCAGAACCGCTACAACGTCGGCGACCGCGAGTCCGAAGCGGTCCTCGACGCCTGTGACGACTACGATATCGGCTTCATTCCGTATTTCCCGCTCGGCGCGGGCGACCTCGGCGACAAGGCGGACGACGTGGCGACGGTTGCGACAAAGCACGAAGCGACGCCGCAGCAAATCGCTATCGCGTGGTTGCTTCATCGGTCCGACGTGATGCTTCCTATCCCCGGCACGTCGAGCGTGGCGCACCTCCGCGAGAACATCGCGGCATCGCACATCGGACTCGACGACGAGGACATGGCTCGACTCGACGAATAA
- a CDS encoding macro domain-containing protein, translated as MEFTVMQGDIAAQSADALVNAAGTSLRMGSGVAGALRRGGGPELNEAAMDEGPIDLGEVAVTDAFDLDAGIVIHAAAMPHYGDGQATTESIRDATRNALEAADDRGCESLVIPALGCGVAGFDLEDGARIICETIREFGPDSLRDVRFIAYSDDEFGVLSRVVDETG; from the coding sequence ATGGAATTTACTGTCATGCAGGGCGATATCGCCGCCCAATCGGCCGACGCACTCGTAAACGCCGCGGGGACGAGTCTTCGTATGGGGTCCGGCGTTGCCGGTGCACTCCGTCGAGGCGGCGGCCCGGAACTGAACGAGGCGGCGATGGACGAGGGACCAATCGACCTCGGCGAGGTGGCCGTCACCGATGCCTTCGACCTCGACGCCGGTATCGTGATTCACGCGGCGGCGATGCCGCATTACGGCGATGGACAAGCGACTACCGAGAGTATCCGAGATGCGACGCGAAACGCGCTCGAAGCCGCTGACGACCGCGGCTGTGAGTCGCTCGTCATCCCCGCCTTAGGCTGTGGCGTCGCCGGATTCGACCTCGAAGACGGTGCGCGAATCATCTGCGAGACGATTCGCGAGTTCGGCCCGGATTCGCTTCGTGACGTTCGGTTCATCGCTTACAGCGACGACGAGTTCGGGGTACTCTCGCGTGTTGTAGACGAGACTGGTTGA
- a CDS encoding oxidoreductase, protein MVSPRLDDPVDIGGVTLGNRLYRAPVLECAGTGPDAPERLAAELEPAARAGVGLICQGATIVRETGGCAAPGMTRVADPDFVASLETVTDAIHDHGAAIAIQLEHGGLRSMETWHAEYRREHPNLRQLAVSRPPRLLRLLDRLGFLDYDAHVLTTEEVYDLAADFGRSAAMAVDAGYDIVHLAGANMGIIHQFLSPFYNRREDEFGDGVRFLEVVADEVRTRAGDVPLMTKVPAETAAPPGIRRHLTADAAVDICRRLDDAGYDALVPVSGSVFWDASIVRGSFPARSWHDDRFREGYAEAFGGPIRARLVELGNRIEAAWYDFDPAWNAALCRRVRDVVSVPVLCEGGVRERGEMDRLLGDACDAAGMARPFYAEPELPARLLGTDTSEETRAVCESCNNCAVPQVTGATGVCRTPSVLARAGTLRKEGVYVSDPENAGENNGDPVG, encoded by the coding sequence ATGGTCTCCCCACGGCTCGACGACCCGGTCGACATCGGCGGAGTCACCCTCGGGAACCGGCTCTATCGCGCACCGGTACTCGAATGTGCGGGAACCGGCCCGGATGCACCCGAGCGCCTCGCCGCCGAACTCGAACCCGCTGCGCGGGCTGGGGTGGGACTCATCTGTCAGGGTGCGACAATCGTCCGCGAGACCGGTGGCTGCGCCGCGCCGGGGATGACTCGCGTCGCCGACCCCGACTTCGTCGCGTCGTTGGAGACCGTAACCGACGCCATCCACGACCACGGCGCAGCTATCGCCATTCAGTTGGAACACGGCGGCCTCCGGAGCATGGAGACGTGGCACGCCGAATACCGGCGCGAGCATCCGAACCTTCGGCAACTCGCGGTTTCGCGTCCGCCACGACTCCTCCGCCTCCTCGACCGTCTCGGCTTTCTCGACTACGATGCACACGTCTTGACGACCGAGGAAGTGTACGACCTCGCGGCCGACTTCGGTCGCTCCGCGGCGATGGCGGTCGATGCTGGCTACGACATCGTCCACCTCGCCGGGGCGAACATGGGAATCATCCACCAGTTCCTCTCGCCGTTCTACAACCGCCGGGAAGACGAGTTCGGTGACGGCGTTCGGTTCCTCGAAGTCGTCGCCGACGAGGTTCGAACACGGGCGGGGGACGTGCCGTTGATGACCAAGGTCCCGGCCGAGACGGCTGCACCGCCCGGAATCCGCCGCCATCTGACTGCAGATGCCGCCGTCGATATCTGCCGCCGACTGGACGATGCTGGCTACGATGCGCTCGTCCCGGTTTCCGGGTCGGTGTTCTGGGATGCGAGTATCGTCCGTGGGTCGTTTCCCGCCCGCTCGTGGCACGACGACCGGTTCCGGGAGGGCTACGCCGAGGCGTTCGGCGGTCCGATTCGGGCGCGCCTCGTCGAACTCGGCAATCGAATCGAGGCGGCGTGGTACGACTTCGACCCGGCGTGGAACGCGGCGCTGTGCCGTCGCGTCCGCGACGTCGTTTCGGTCCCGGTCCTCTGCGAGGGCGGGGTTCGCGAGCGCGGAGAGATGGACCGACTGCTCGGCGATGCCTGCGACGCCGCCGGAATGGCACGGCCGTTCTACGCGGAACCGGAACTTCCCGCGCGACTGCTCGGAACCGACACCTCGGAGGAGACGCGAGCAGTTTGCGAGAGTTGCAACAACTGTGCGGTCCCGCAGGTGACCGGCGCGACCGGCGTCTGCCGCACCCCGTCAGTGTTGGCCCGAGCGGGAACCCTCAGAAAGGAGGGAGTATACGTTAGTGACCCCGAAAACGCTGGCGAAAACAACGGTGACCCGGTGGGTTAA
- a CDS encoding helix-turn-helix domain-containing protein, with protein MARDRSAVESAELTAVLDALDDADARAIIRGLEEPMTASEISETCDIPLSTTYRKLDLLTDAALLSEGTQIRADGHHATTYEVAFDEVRIGLNDDRDFDVAVGRPERTPDERIADIWTQVRKET; from the coding sequence ATGGCGCGCGACCGGTCCGCGGTGGAGTCAGCCGAACTAACGGCGGTGCTCGACGCGCTCGACGACGCGGACGCACGAGCCATCATCAGAGGACTCGAAGAACCTATGACGGCCAGTGAAATCTCAGAGACGTGTGACATTCCGCTTTCGACGACGTACCGGAAGTTGGACCTACTGACCGACGCGGCGCTCCTCTCCGAGGGGACGCAAATTCGGGCGGACGGCCATCACGCGACGACCTACGAGGTCGCGTTCGACGAAGTCCGAATCGGTCTCAACGACGACCGAGACTTCGATGTCGCCGTCGGTCGCCCCGAACGGACGCCGGACGAACGAATCGCGGATATCTGGACGCAGGTCCGGAAGGAGACGTAA
- a CDS encoding DUF7521 family protein: MVHTASPTIATFIIIVKTGILVLGGLITYFSFKAYRNTGSPALRALALGFGVITTGALLAGASDVLLSVDLATGVLIDSILTFIGFAVITYSLYVE, from the coding sequence ATGGTACACACTGCATCACCGACAATCGCGACGTTTATTATCATCGTCAAGACGGGGATTCTCGTCCTCGGCGGTCTCATCACCTACTTCAGTTTCAAGGCGTACCGAAACACCGGGTCGCCGGCGCTCCGAGCCTTAGCGCTCGGATTCGGCGTTATTACCACCGGTGCATTGCTTGCCGGTGCATCTGACGTGCTTCTGTCCGTCGACCTCGCGACAGGGGTTCTTATCGACTCGATACTGACGTTCATCGGCTTTGCAGTCATCACCTACTCGCTCTACGTCGAGTAG
- the trxA gene encoding thioredoxin, with protein sequence MSDDELSEIRKQKREQLESKMRGDGGTTAGETGQAPSETIHVNGMNELNETVSTYDVVLVDFYADWCGPCKMLEPTVEQLAENTDAAVAKVDIDQNQELAAQYQVRGVPTLILFAGGDPAEQIVGVRGYDDLKGLIDSQLA encoded by the coding sequence ATGTCCGACGATGAACTGAGCGAAATCAGGAAGCAAAAGCGCGAACAGCTCGAATCCAAAATGCGCGGTGATGGCGGCACTACTGCCGGTGAAACCGGCCAAGCACCCAGTGAGACAATCCATGTAAACGGCATGAACGAACTGAATGAGACTGTCTCGACGTACGACGTGGTTCTCGTCGACTTCTACGCGGACTGGTGTGGTCCATGCAAGATGCTCGAACCGACTGTCGAGCAACTCGCAGAGAACACCGACGCGGCGGTTGCGAAAGTCGACATTGACCAAAATCAAGAACTCGCCGCCCAGTATCAGGTTCGCGGCGTTCCGACGCTGATTCTCTTCGCTGGTGGCGACCCCGCCGAGCAAATCGTCGGCGTCCGCGGCTACGACGACCTGAAGGGGCTTATCGACTCGCAGCTCGCGTAG
- a CDS encoding AMP phosphorylase produces the protein MKLIAESIDIGTRSPTVLLNEADAAELGVHALERIQLQRDGRTTIGIVELTDELISEGTLGVTRRLGHIDGPVEVSVAPQPNSVYYIRKKLDDIELEHRELERIVRDIYEERLADIELGAYVSAIYTNGLSMEETMHLTSCMANIGETISWNDSIIADKHSIGGVAGNRVTPILVSIIAAAGVKIPKTSSRAVTSASGTADTMEVFCDVEFSIEEIREIVKETGGCLVWGGAVNLSPVDDQIIRAETPLSLDPKGQLIASVLSKKKSAGSTHAVIDIPYGEGAKVESLAEARELAEDFNRVSEHLGMTIECAITSGSAPVGRGIGPVLEAREVLATLDGEGPNDLRVKAIRLADLLFESVGVDADATEILDSGAAQETFREILAAQNGDPDVAVSDLSLGRHTHIVRADRDGVVTHINNRLVNEVGRRAGAPKDHGAGLELHRCVGEETESGESLVTVYAESSDKLADAVDLLERIEMVRVRHPDEALVDRV, from the coding sequence ATGAAATTAATCGCTGAATCTATCGACATCGGAACTCGTTCGCCGACAGTCCTTCTGAACGAGGCTGATGCGGCGGAACTGGGGGTGCATGCACTCGAACGCATCCAACTGCAACGCGACGGTCGGACGACGATTGGAATCGTGGAGTTAACTGACGAACTCATCTCTGAGGGCACGCTCGGCGTCACACGTCGCCTCGGACACATCGACGGGCCAGTCGAGGTGTCGGTCGCACCGCAACCGAACTCGGTGTACTACATCCGCAAGAAACTCGACGACATCGAACTCGAACACCGTGAACTCGAGCGTATCGTCCGGGATATCTACGAGGAGCGACTCGCCGATATCGAACTCGGTGCGTACGTCTCCGCCATCTACACGAACGGGCTTTCGATGGAAGAGACGATGCACCTCACATCGTGTATGGCGAATATCGGTGAGACCATCTCGTGGAACGACTCCATCATCGCCGACAAGCACTCTATCGGCGGTGTTGCGGGGAATCGCGTCACGCCGATACTCGTCTCCATCATCGCCGCTGCGGGTGTGAAGATTCCCAAAACCTCGTCCCGGGCAGTCACCTCGGCATCCGGAACCGCAGATACGATGGAAGTCTTCTGTGACGTGGAGTTCTCCATCGAAGAGATTCGGGAAATCGTCAAAGAGACTGGTGGCTGTCTCGTCTGGGGCGGCGCGGTGAATCTCTCTCCGGTTGACGACCAAATCATCCGGGCTGAGACCCCGCTTTCTCTCGACCCGAAGGGACAACTCATCGCCTCCGTGCTCTCGAAAAAGAAGAGCGCCGGGTCGACCCACGCGGTTATCGATATCCCCTACGGCGAGGGGGCAAAGGTCGAAAGCCTCGCCGAGGCGCGCGAGCTCGCCGAGGACTTCAACCGCGTGAGCGAGCACCTCGGAATGACTATCGAGTGCGCCATTACGAGTGGCTCCGCCCCGGTCGGCAGAGGAATCGGCCCGGTCCTCGAAGCGCGAGAAGTCCTCGCCACGCTCGACGGAGAGGGACCGAACGACTTACGGGTAAAAGCGATTCGGCTCGCAGACCTGTTGTTCGAATCCGTCGGTGTCGACGCTGACGCCACCGAGATACTCGATTCGGGGGCGGCACAGGAGACATTCCGCGAAATACTCGCCGCACAGAACGGTGACCCGGACGTGGCGGTATCAGACCTTTCGCTCGGTCGCCACACCCACATTGTCCGCGCCGACCGAGACGGCGTTGTCACGCACATCAACAATCGGTTGGTCAACGAAGTCGGCAGACGAGCGGGCGCGCCGAAAGACCACGGAGCGGGACTCGAACTCCATCGCTGTGTCGGCGAGGAGACCGAAAGCGGTGAGTCGCTCGTCACCGTCTACGCGGAGTCGTCCGACAAACTCGCCGATGCGGTCGACCTGTTGGAACGCATCGAGATGGTTCGTGTTCGACACCCCGACGAGGCGCTCGTCGATAGAGTGTGA